TGCTCGTACTTCATTTTGCCGATATTAAATGCTGTAAATTCAGGCGGCTGCTACTTTCCCTTCGCCCTGCCATCCCCGCCCCGAACGGCGCGCCCTTCGCCTACCGTTTTCGTTTCGCCGTCAGTTTTTCTCATCGCGCCAGAAACGAGGAAAAGAGTGGACTCGAGAAGCGCACGAAAGAAGAacagagtaagagagagagagagagagagtgagagtgcgCTCCTGAAAGAAAGGCTCTTCAGTTTCCTCTTGGAAATGGAAGCAACGTCCTTCCACCGACACCTTTCCCAAACTTTAGCTGCCCTTTTCACGCATTCATTTTTCTACGTAAATTTTCATCTGCTTTCCTCTCGACTTACTCTCTTGTACAATTCGCTGCGAAAAAGCTGATCTTTGTTTATAAGATGTTCCGTCAACTCATTCGTTCGCCTGGCCACCCTCAAAAATTCTGTTAACGCAGTCTTTTAGGGAACGCTCTTTTCTAGCTGAGAAGTTCTACCGTACACTGTATAGTAGCAATAAGTGTGCAGATCAATCGATATATACTGATGTATACTGTAATACATACTGTTAATTTAATAAGCTTTAGTGCTTATGTAGACCTTTCTTGCACCTCGCTTAGCATCTTTAAAAATTCAGCACTATTTATTATGTCATATCATATCCGCATCATTTGTCCTAAATATACAATTTCTCATATACAACTTATACACAATTTCCGTCACGTGAAtagataaaaaagaaagaatccGAACGTACGCGGAATAAAAATCTAAAATTGATGATCAATGAAATGGAAAAATTACACGAACGACGTGATCTAATAAAATTAGAACTGCGCACGGGCACAATTCCCTTAATTTGCTATCGAAAATCAAATCCAATAACTTCTCCGGACGTTCAGCCGAGTCTGTCGAGGAAGAGGAAAATGACAGCTCGGGAAACCCGCGGAAATCAAGAAAATTCGTCGTCGATTCGCGCCGGTGGTGCATTTCTCCGCCATCTGAAAACACTCCCGGATCCGGCCGCGGTTCCGGGCGCTGCCATATTAAAATTCGAGCAGTGTTTCCGGCACAACGTTGGCGCAGCTTTCGGCGCGAGTTTCATTCGCTTCCGTTAAAAAATGGGAGCAGTCGCGGCGACGTTGGAGACACACAGTGAAATGAAAGGTACCGCGGGCTCTTTCATCGGCCGGCAGACTGCTTCCTTCGCCGGATGGTTCACATGTCATAACTCATCCGGAGCGGCTCCCGATATTAGAAAGGTGACATATCGTCATGTATTGTGAGCCGTTGCTGAAAGGATCTTCAGAAGTCGGTGCTTTCACCTCGGCGTTGACTCTTCCGCACGTACATTACCCGAAACGGCGCGTATTCGCGATATAACGCAACGAAACCGTGGCCCTGTGAAGTTACATTAATCCGGCGTCTTTTCTGTCGAGGTCATCCCATGCGAAATCGGACATCTCTCGAAGTACTTTTTCAGATTTTGATCAAATTCAAACACGTCGAAAACTGTAGCGATATATGAACGAATCTCGaagaatttttcaaaattgtcGTAATCGTTAATTGCCAGCGAAATAAAGTGTCAATCTTTTCCCCATTAAACTATTGAACTACCAAACgtatgaaaatgaaattttaagtGGTTATAGTTGTACTACcggtttttatgcaaaataaatattgtctgaAACTAATTGCAAGATACAAGAGTTATGCTACCAAACTACATCAACCAAGTACAGTGTTTTTCGCACAAGTATTTGTGTTCAAGTCggtgctaaaagggttaaaagtgTGATAAAGAATTGCATTTCACTCGATTGTCAACTAAATCGGAACAAGTGAAAGGCAATAGCGTAATGATAGGGTTAAGATGGCGGCTTCAGGTTGAAGTAGCGTCAAAGTGAAACAACTTTCTGTTATCAATTTTTTACGTATTGAAAGCAagaaattcattaaaattaatCAACATCCGGTAGTCCAGTATCTCTAATGAATCTTTCAGAGATGCAGCGAAGACTCTATTTTTAAGATAGAGTTTTGTTGGGATAGTGCTGCTGAGAGTATGAATATTCGAAATAAATGCGCAGTTCCAGAAAACTATTTTGAAAGTTTATAAGGTTTTTATTTGAATCTTCGTGGCGTACCGCCATATGGAGCACATACATTTCTTGCAACCCGGTTAAAATTGAGCCCATACGGGGAGCATTCAGATCCGAATTTCTTCGAACAcgagtaaaataatattatcgCGGCTCCGTGGGATTTCATAAAAGGTTTCCACACTCTCGTTACGGTTCTTGCTACCCGCAAATGGGTCGGAATTGACCCTTCGCGGTGGAATAATAAGCTCGGTTCCTCGGGAGTAGAAACAAGCACAACGAGGAGCAAGTACGACAATGCTCTCTTATTATTCTTGGAGAAGTGATTTATGATGTGTTTAAAGAGCTGGAGAAATACGTATACGTAGATAAAAATTTCGCGAGGAGTATGGTCGTGTAGGAGGAAATTTGAATAATACATGTTTTGATATGGGATAAAACGAGAGGGAATTAAAAATTTGAACGCGCTGGCACGGTATTCGAGTTAATTGAGATCCAAACTCTGACAAAGTAACGCCATTAAATCACAGAATGTTACTGAAATATTTTCCGAGGTGCATCGAGCTCATAAACCGAGCAATGTCCCTAAAATTTTATTGGCAATAAAATTTGCAGCGAGGTTATCGCTTGTTTCAGAACTTTAATGGCGTCTCGGAGACCCAGATTCAACGACGAAGAGTTAATGTAACTAAAATTACTTCACGATCTATATTAAAGAATTATAAATCTTCATCGCCGGTAATCAAACTTTGCTTCAAACACAATATTACTTCTTACATAACAGTCTACTTGCAAAATGAAACACGGCTTGCTATTTTGGTGATTTAATTGAGCTCGTAAAACAAAGATTTCCATTGTTCCTCTGCTCTCGCACAAGTAATACAAGTTCTCTTCATCTTCTTCTCGGTCAAACTTTCATCAAACAGAATCGTATACCTTGTTTAAACAGTGGCTGAAGTTACTCTCGGTTCAATATATCCattcattatataattaaattagaaCGAGAAAACAAGAATTAAATAACGCTCGTCAAACAAACGCGGCCATTGTTCTTTGTACTTTCATACGTTTCTCCCACATTGCCGAGGGCAGTAGTCAAGATATTTTTTGCACAAATAAATCGAGTTAGAGCGCTTGAAAACAATTCTTTTGCGAGGTGGAAGGCAATGGAAATTATAAAATCCACACTGCAGTGCGTTCGATTGACTTTCATACTTTCGGGAATAATCAGGAACTGTATTTTTTAGGGGCGTGCAATCAAACGGTGTCAATATGCTATTCCAATATGCATCGAAAATGCATCGAACATGCATTCAATACGCATCGAATATGAACCCAATTAATCACGATTGTCATAAAATATTGGTTAGAGGAAAAATTGATGCTATCACATGGAATTGAGTGCCCGGTATCCATTGGCCAGTGGACcgcactgcggatttttatacagTATCGTAATTTCATGAAACAATTTAAAGAAGTATAAGCCATATACCTCATATCTATCGTTCAAAATTCCagtaaaatagaaatgaaactACAGTGCTGTGAACGATATTTTTACCAAAGTTATCAAAAGACGctatttgatcatttttatttaacattgTTTTTACCAAAGCGGTTTAGGGACatctttttctaatttttaatacaaattatttCCCATTTTCTCTATGTATTCTATGTAATCACTTCTCGATTTTTGCTATAGTCAAAAATTAATTCGATAAATtctataatacaaaatatcggtaagaatatttaattgattaatttattatattatatattttaatatattattatacatattaatatttaataaattacatataatataaattaatatattattatatattttaattgatttattatataaatcaatTCTTCTGATATATTTTCTATCGGCACATAAAAATCCATAACTAACTCTGCTAAATACAGATCAAAATTGGACGTTCATCCAGTtacagctcatttttatagttgccgattgtcaacagctataaaaacgagacacatggttcGAAAAACATGTTAGTACTTACGACATATTTTGGTTccaattaaaatttcaattcAAACAGCAAATCGTAACTACTTTttgcgagtatactcgtcactaCGATCAAAGTATTgcgatttcttcatgacgagtatactcgtcaaaaatagctaaccggttaatagttcaatttccaatatatatgtatttaaggAACAATTCGTAGCTCCACCTGCAAGAAACCGCcgatattatattttctatttcgTCAGACCCTACAACTTTTCCAAGGAACACTTTCCCCCATTATTTGCGATAACGATGGCATTCCATCTGGACAGAGTTGGCGACATcctgcgcgaaacaaataaagCAGAGCGAGAAGCGAGAAAGAGGGTCGAAGAGGACTTCTACGAATTCTTCCGAGCACGAATCCTCCAGCGATCGCAATTCTCCGCTCGTTTACGTATTTGCCCGTACCACCTGCCGACAATAACGCGCGGGCCTGGCACGGACGAGGATCTCGCTCGAAGTTGTTAAACACGTGCTCGTCGGGTAATAAGAGCGCCGGCTGTCCCGCGGCGTAATCAGGCTCGTAAAACCGGGCTTTACGATCGGCCGCTTACGCAAAAACCCGATCATATCCGCGCGAGCCGGAAGCACCGGGGAGCAACACGTAACCCACGCGTCGTATAAAACTGCGAAACACACGGCCCGGCTCGGCCCGACACGGCCCGACACGGCCCGCGAATTTTCCACCGAACTAGCCTATGCATCCCGACCGAAGGAAACTCTAATAAATTTCGCGGCTGCACGATTACACCGTACCTGGCGCACGCGGCCCGCTCTCAAATTTCCAAACCATCGATCTCGCTGGATGAGATAGCACGAGGGATCCTGCAGCCGGAACGCTCCGGCGATCTCTTTATTGCTATGTACAAGCACCGTTATGGAGATCATGCTGCtatgaaaattgaaaatccGCGGGCTCTCGTCGTAGTTTTTTGAAGATCGCGGGGATCGAGGCTTCGATGCAGAGAAATgattatttacattaaaaattaTCCACTAGTTGAaagattaaataataatattaggtatATCGATTTGGCCACGTTAAAATTATTCGGAGATCGAATCTGGACATTTTCTATTTTACGTGAAGATTCGCAGTCCAGCAGTTACAGTTGCTGACATTTTCTAAAATGgtgtaacttttttataattaggcCAAGAGGAAAAATTACAATAGTTGGAAAATTACAATAGGTTGGGGTGAgacaaaaaaatgaaaaaattgtatTTCTTTCTAGTTTTTTTTCTAGTACTTATCGAGAGCGAGAAAGTGCATTTTTATTTGCATTACACGCTCAGGTAAAAGAGTTGAGAACATGATTTTTTTACTTTCTTCGTTCTGCCAACAAATTGCAAAGTGcgcaaaaatttgtttatgcATTATCCAACAAACTAGTCCTTCTATCATCTCAGAAAAATTTTAGTTGTCTTGTCAACGACTGTACATGCTGTTATTCATCGTTAACCTTATAATTAAAGGAAGCCGCTATTCTCCTAAATAAAGTTAAAGATATTCACCTGGACTTTTAGAAGATGAAATAGAAGGATTCAATTCCCGAAAAATAATTACTCCTGCGAATTTTTGAATATTACTACAAAAGTTTACTTTCACATCGAATCGATCGGTTCCTGATATAAATCGATATAAATATCCTAGTTTACAGTAATCAGTAAAGACTCTCGAAGAACGTTTCACAGTTTGGAAGTTTGATTAACTGAGAATTTATcaagtatcacttatatgtacATAAAATGTCCAATCTTTTTTAAGATCCCTTAAAATTTCTTGTGATCTTAAAAATGCTAGTTTCATGACCAATGGGATCTTTTAATCGCTTAACATACGGTCACTGTTGCATGCCCATAGTGATCATATCGGTGGTGCCGAATACCACTTTCTGGTAGTTCCGGTTCAACATATTCTTCAACCGCTCAGCATGTTCTTTGTCCGTGGTCTCGCAGACAACTTTCACGTCCACGCTGAAAATGTCCGACATGATCCATGCTCGTTCGTGCATGATGTCCTTTATCGAGACTCCAATGCTTGCTAGCATTTTACAGAGCTCCGCGATACCGCCAGGTCTATCGGACACTGTCACTGTGAACTTCAGAAGGCGACCTTCGGCGGCCAGACCTCGCTCTAGGCATCTCCCTAAGATCGTCGTATCGATGTTGCCTCCACAGAGCGGCAGCACCACCCTgattaattgcgaaacaaagaatAAATACTCACAATAATACCAAGAGTTAATGCTGAAAATGGTAccaaaaataaatactcaaatACTATTACGAATAAATGCTGAAAATGATAATTAAAATAAGTAcccaaaataatgcaaaaaatAAGTACTTGAAATAATAccaaaaataaatactcaaacCGATACTCAAAGtaacataaaaaataaatactcaaaatAACactacaaataaataatattaatactattaatactgaaaataatgccAAAAGCAACAAAGcaataatgaaaatatatactCAGAACAACACCAAAAACAAATACTGAAAgtgatataaaaaataaatactcaaaatAATACCAGAAATAAGTAATTAGcaagatagaaaattaattggAGCATTTGCAAATGTCTGGGATGGAATTTGTTCGTAATGGTGGTCTAAATTTTTCTGTTAAAAAGCAAACCTTTTTCCTTTGAGTTCGTCCAACTGGCCAGCCAATATGGCCGCCAATCCGGTTGCACCAGCACCTTCTACGATGCACTTCTCGTTCTCGACCAGCTTCAAGATCGCGATGGCAATCCATTCCTCCTTCACCACGACCAATTTGTCAATCAATGGGTTAGCCGTGGCAAAAGCGTTATATCCCACCATGGGAACTGCCAGACCATCGGCCAAAGTGGATTCTATGGGGGTGTACACAGGCCGATCTGCCTTTCTTGCCGCAAAGAAACTGGGACATCTTTCTGATTCCACACCCTAGAATGCCGAAAAGATACTCGACCATTCTTGACTGTACTTGCAAGCATTATTTCGTGTATTCAATGAAAGTGGAGAAATTCTAAGAAAGAAAGTAACtcgtcatatattatatatattattatattattatatatattattatattattatatatattattatattattatatatattattatattattatatatattattatattatatatattgcaatatttatcAAGTATTATCGAAAGGTATAAAAAATTTGAACAAAATTCTATCTAACCGTTCTGTTGACCACACAATAAAAGACAAGTGGCAGTGAACTACTAAAATAGACAATGGCTCACAATGATTGTCACGTTAGGGTGAAGAGTCTTCGTAGCCAAAGCCACCCCCGCGATCAAACCGCCCCCACCAACAGGAACCACGAGGGCATCGATGTCTGGCACTTGCTCCACAATTTCTAAACCCAATGTTCCTTGTCCGGCCATGATATCCGGATGATCGTAACTAAAGTTAAAAGAAGAAAATCGAAGGTGGAATAGTTAAATCAATCGCCCCATAtaccttaaccctttgccctcgagaagctattttaactgtaaatataagatCATTCTTCTAACttatatagtatttctattttatacgacaaaatgcattttatgcatacgaaattgattcttgggactcacgcaacagttacactcttaacaatttattatatctaaactttgttaatatcgaaaattatcttaaaaggtgatataacaaattttagtggtgcctcagagtcaccactcgagtgcaaagggttaaaacttaATAATATACTGTTGACGAATAAATTTACTTAATATTCTTGTGCACGGTCTGGTAGAGATAATTAGAGAATAATTGCTATTTCTAAAGAAATTAACCAGACGTCAGCGTATTTCTCAGATACATATGCAACCGTGTAAAGTCTAGTTCAACAACAACGCGAACGCTCTTGTTAGCGACTGTATATCAGTTCCAGTTTTGAATCATTTCTGTTGAATGCTGTACTACAATTTATTCACGGATTAGTGGGATTACTGATCGAGTCTGGACTTCGTTAATTATTATTTCGATCATttagtattaattattattaattaacgaCTAACGGGTTGAAGAACCCTTTGATACGTTTCAGCATTATTATACATACAGCGCGACCTGCATCGAGTCAGAGAGCGGACGTAAAGCCTGGTGCATTTTCATGATGCATTTGATGCGAATGCGCGTCTTTGGCACGCGTCATTTTGACACGTtccaaatttttaatttacgaggAATAAAATCATGAAGATATATTTAACCGAAACGTATTCAATAAGCTCGTTTCATTCAATAAACATAGGAGAAAGAATTATACTGGATTCGCcttgttatttttatgaagCAACATAAAATAGTCGCAGACCTAGTCGTGAAtgttgttaaaccatttgagAGTAGAAACAGCATGGTCGTGCTTATTTAACCACACCATTAGCTTGATTGGGAAGCTATTCTAAACATGCATTGTGCTCATCAGTGGAAAATGAAACAATCTCGCGGGACAGTCTAATAAACGTCACAAGAATGACTGACATTTTTGATATTATTTGACGGTGACATAAGTCTTCGCAAAAACACTCGCATACCCATTTATATAGATCAGTCCTTTatccttcgaatacttgagagcAATACGCTTCGCCTCGCCCATATCGTGGCCATCGACGATCACGGTGGCACCGTACTGTCGGCATGCAGCGATCTTCATGATCGGTGCTAAGGTAGGCATCACCACAGTCACTGGAATCCTTAATTTGTAACCGTGATAGCATAACGCGAGAGCATGATTGCCCAACGAAGCCGATATCACGCCGATTTTCTTCTGCTCGTCCGTGAGCATGAACAGAGCGTGCCTAGCCCCTCTTTCTTTGAAGCTTCCGGTTATTTGGAGGAAGTCCTTCTTCAGGTACAGATCGATTCCTGTCTGCTCCGATAATCGAGACCGCTGTAGGAATGAATAGGCGAAGATATTATTTACTCTTGACGATGTGACTTTTGAAATTCTCTCGCAATCTTTGTAACTAATCGCAAACTAAATCTGCGTATTGATTTCTTTTATGCGTGTTTCGTGAGATTTATAAACGAACCTTGACACTGCGATTTTCTCTAATTTTTCAGAATATTCattggaattattttttaatttccaaCCTAGTAAGAGCGAACCTCTAAATACTTTTTGACCTATTCTAATTCTGGTATCAGCTCTACTGCTCTGGAGTTGAGATCGTCATGGCTATATACGTAAATGcaatttatttgtaataaatatttaaacgtttcaCTGTCTAGTTGCTTTGCTACTCGACAGAAATTGTAATAATTCAGGACGACATTCTGTGCAGTCACACGAATTAAAAATTCATGTAGCAGCTAAAAGGGTACaaagttataaataattaaaaatgggGCGCAAGTTTCCGTGGTCTCTATTTAAGTTTATTGGTTTATTCTTCTACTAGACAGCGGATCTGTATGTAAAATAAGAATTTTCTTTGTCGATTTCAGCAAACAAaatccgaataaaatattctttctctctttaatcGATTCACTGAGTTGAAAATGTTACATAGACAATGTTAAATTTCTGAAATTGTTCCGTTGTTTTTATCTTTTAATTTTTTCAATAATTGCATAACATTCACGAGTCTATTCATGAGGCACAAATGTTAAATGAACGAAAATACATAaatcaattattaattttacttGTCGGAAATTCCTCGAACACGTTCATTCGTGTGAATCTAACCGGAAAACTTTCTTGCAAATCTAAAATTAAAACTGACGTTGTGTGAAATGTTTACGTAATGTTTCATATTTATGTATTGATAAAACTGTTTACGTCCAGTCGCTACATCGTCCGCTCGATATAATCCCATTTCTAATGTGATACtctaatttttaaattcttaaTCACGTATGAAACAATTAACAACTCTCTGTCAACTTTGATAGAAATTCATAAATAGATACGATTCTCGTAATTTATACAAGTAtctattttcgtgcacaattcgAAAACGAGCagaacgaatgaaaaatttccTTCGTATTCAGGTGAAAAGAAAAATGCTGCCAATTTTCCCAAACATTTTGACTGCTGCTTCACTCATAGACGAAATTATTTACTAGAAtttaagaattaatttttacattaatctATTATATCGTCTTAATTGTATTGAAATTCGCAAAACTGATGGGTGTTTTAAGACGTATTGGTGCTTTACAACTTAActtctcaatttttatttcacgcaATAAAATAGTTTCATGAAACAATCCATAAAATAAGTGTATGAAATTTATGGCGCCGTTGACGCTGTAGTCATAGTGTAATGTGCTCCCATCTCGAGAAAAATGTTTTAAGAGACAGAAGTAATTAAGTTGTTGAATTAATAAACACAAGCCTAAAATTTAGCATAAATAAAAATCGTAAGACAATCAGACTTATTTTAAAGGGCGAATCCTACACTTTTAAAGTGCCTAATTGATTTTACCAAAAAAAAACATGTCCTGGCGAATGCTAAATCGAAGACAATATTTCTGTTCGAAAAATTCAATTTATACCGTCCTTTACATCCAAGTGACTCTACCGAGCTTGATAAATGTTTCTAACGATTGAATTCTCCACGGACTTCAAGTTTAAAGCCTCCAGTTCGCAACGACGTCTCAAAATTTAAcgtgcgattttttttcacagATTTTCACAAAACTTCTTGGCGCCTCcgaatcaattttaatttgattaaataaaatactgtaATATTAGGTTAATGTTTATTACTATAGCATAACCTCTTTCACAGTCTTATTGTGCACTGCCAGCGTCACATTTCGCCAAAAAGAATTTCTTGTACGAGTTTTGAGCTCTTTATTGATATGAATTGTGCAGATCTTCGTGTAATATTTTATAAGCCGAGTTTATGCATTCGAAAGACCAAAACTTCTTCAGAAATAGCACTTGTTCATCAAAAACTCGTTGGGAAAAGTGTATCGAAGCAAATGGATCATATTTCGTTTGAACAAACATCTCTTGAAAAAAAGATATGAAGTTTTTACTATTCatttaaaaatccgacatttcatatgcgTCAAACTAATATTACAAAATGTTTGACGTTTGATAGCGTGGCAGTTGATgcgatattaaattaaaaaaatgcatAATTGCGTAAAAATCCGCTGTCCACTGCCAAGCAACGTACCACGCAAGGTGTGTTAACGATCCCGCACTTGATCTTGAACGCCGCCGAGGTGATGTCCTCGAAGCTGATTTTGTGAGGGTTCTCCTCCAAGCAGAAGGGATCGACCAACGGTTCTTCATTGCTCTGCGCAGAAAAATGCGGGTGTCTTGACACTGTCCTAATCGTAAACCCGGTTCTTTGTACCCGATCGATGGTGTATAGTATTGTGGCAACGTTCGAAAGCATCGCGAACAAGCTAGCAGAGATGTCGAGACACGAGGACAGAATGCGTTTAAATAGGACCCGTATCGATCTCATTTCCTGTAATTTGCAATCGCGTACACTGGTCTCAACAAACGCGATGGAATGATTTTAAATCGCGATTTTATTCGTGAACGCTGAGGCAATGATTACGAGAGATTCTTCGTCCGGATCACCGTTGCTCCGGTTCTCAGTCGAATCGATCG
The window above is part of the Megalopta genalis isolate 19385.01 chromosome 2, iyMegGena1_principal, whole genome shotgun sequence genome. Proteins encoded here:
- the Srr gene encoding serine racemase isoform X1; translation: MKDLNRKNEGLQNGHAIDSTENRSNGDPDEESLSNEEPLVDPFCLEENPHKISFEDITSAAFKIKCGIVNTPCVRSRLSEQTGIDLYLKKDFLQITGSFKERGARHALFMLTDEQKKIGVISASLGNHALALCYHGYKLRIPVTVVMPTLAPIMKIAACRQYGATVIVDGHDMGEAKRIALKYSKDKGLIYINGYDHPDIMAGQGTLGLEIVEQVPDIDALVVPVGGGGLIAGVALATKTLHPNVTIIGVESERCPSFFAARKADRPVYTPIESTLADGLAVPMVGYNAFATANPLIDKLVVVKEEWIAIAILKLVENEKCIVEGAGATGLAAILAGQLDELKGKRVVLPLCGGNIDTTILGRCLERGLAAEGRLLKFTVTVSDRPGGIAELCKMLASIGVSIKDIMHERAWIMSDIFSVDVKVVCETTDKEHAERLKNMLNRNYQKVVFGTTDMITMGMQQ
- the Srr gene encoding serine racemase isoform X2, with protein sequence MSNEEPLVDPFCLEENPHKISFEDITSAAFKIKCGIVNTPCVRSRLSEQTGIDLYLKKDFLQITGSFKERGARHALFMLTDEQKKIGVISASLGNHALALCYHGYKLRIPVTVVMPTLAPIMKIAACRQYGATVIVDGHDMGEAKRIALKYSKDKGLIYINGYDHPDIMAGQGTLGLEIVEQVPDIDALVVPVGGGGLIAGVALATKTLHPNVTIIGVESERCPSFFAARKADRPVYTPIESTLADGLAVPMVGYNAFATANPLIDKLVVVKEEWIAIAILKLVENEKCIVEGAGATGLAAILAGQLDELKGKRVVLPLCGGNIDTTILGRCLERGLAAEGRLLKFTVTVSDRPGGIAELCKMLASIGVSIKDIMHERAWIMSDIFSVDVKVVCETTDKEHAERLKNMLNRNYQKVVFGTTDMITMGMQQ